The Theobroma cacao cultivar B97-61/B2 chromosome 1, Criollo_cocoa_genome_V2, whole genome shotgun sequence genome contains the following window.
ACTTAACTAGATTGATGTACTTTCAAAGCTGCCTATACTgattgaaaagaagaaaatatttaacttCCCTAAAGACAATTTCGGAGCACCAAATCATGCTAACAAGAACCACAAAGTCAAACAAAGTACACAAGAAATTATTGGTAGGTATTAATGCATGATCCTAACCCAAATCATAACAAGAGTCAAAAAGTTCGCTTGGAAAACATGAGtttttgaacattttttttttaaaaaaaaagagagacaaaTATAAGAAAACTAGTACAAATTTCAAGAgacaaaaacagaaaaaaatcaaaattcatcGATTTTAGAGATTGATTATACCTGGAGCGATGTATCCGTATGAACCAGCTATAGCAGACATGCATTCAGATGTGCCTGAATCTTGCAGAAATTTGGCAAGGCCAAAATCAGCAACATGTGCTTCAAAATCACAGTCAAGGAGGATATTGTTGGATTTCACATCTCGATGGACTATCAAAGGGGAGCAATCATGATGAAGGTAGCAGAGCCCCTTAGCAGCCTCAACTGCGATCTTATATCTCGTATCCCAGTGCAAATGACCCCCTTTTTTGCCATGAAGAACCTCTCCTAAACTCCCATTCGGCATATACTCATAGACCAAAAGATTTGTCTCATGATTTGAGCAAAAACCCAACAGTCTCACAATGTGCCTGTGCCTAATCCTCCCCAGAGTCTGTATCTCAGCATTGAATCCATGATCATGAGAAGATCCTCGGCTCATTGCCGGTAACCTTTTAACTGCAACCTGATCACCATTAGCCATAGCTCCCTTGTACACAATCCCAGCACCTCCTTTTCCAATAATGTTATCCTCCTTCAAACAATCCAAAACATCATCACAGGTAAAATCCAAGCGCTGGAAAGCAGTTAACTTCCACGAGCGAGACTCACTGGCCTTCTTCAAAGATCTTGCTTTGATTATAGCCGCGACTGCAAACAAAATCGAGCACACAAGCAACCCAATAACAAGCAAAAGCTTCAAAGAAGCTGAGAGTCCACCTTTGACATGAGTTTGATGAGTTCCATTAGCAACCCCATCTTTACAAGGCCCCAAATAAGGGCCGCATAGTTCAGGATTCCCCAAAAATGAGGTGTAGTTAAAGTAACTAAACTGACCAGTGCCCGGAACCAAACCAGAAAGATTGTTATATGAGAAATCAACTGAAGTTAAACTTTGCATAGTAGctattgatgaaggaatgcTACCAATAAGATGATTTCTTGACAGATTCAGGTAGTTTAATATCCTCATACCTGTGATCTCAGTCGGAATCTCACCGGAAAGCTCGTTTCGACTAAGATCAACAAACGTTAACAGCTTGCATTTGCTAATTTCCGGGGCAATCGTACCTGAAAACTTGTTATGACTAAAATCCATCTTTGAAAGTTGTTGTAACTTCCCAATCTCAGCTGGGATTCGACCCGAAAACTTGTTCCCGTCAAGAAGAAGCTTCTGAACACCTGAAAAGTTACCGACACTAGCCGGCAAAGTCCCCGAAAGCTTATTGTTTGATAAACTAATTTGCCCAAGATTCGCCGAAATGGAAGATTCAGTGACAGGAAACTCCCCGGTTAAATAGTTATCTTGCAATTCAACTTGAGTAAGCTTAGGTAACCCGAAAAGGCCTTTCGGAATTGATCCGTTGAGAAAATTTTCCCCCATTCGAATGCGACTGAGTGACTCACATTTCCCCAACGATTCCGGAATTGGACCAAACAAGAAATTCCCCAAAGTAATCAACGTATGCAACGTGTTGCCGGAACACATATCCAGCGGCAAAGTCCCCGTTAACTTATTCGACGAAAGATCTAGAAGCTGAAGCTTCTTATTACTTCCCAGCTGCTGAGGAATACTTCCCGTGAAGTTATTTTCCCATAACTGTAGAACCTCCAACTCAGGCAACTCACCAATGAACTCGGGAATCTGTCCATGAAGCTTGTTTCTGAAGAGATTTAGAAGTGTCAAGTTTTTG
Protein-coding sequences here:
- the LOC18611374 gene encoding leucine-rich repeat receptor-like serine/threonine-protein kinase BAM1, with amino-acid sequence MRLLLLLLFLLLPISHSSAARPVSEFRALLAVKSSFTDDPESYLSNWNATTPLCSFTGVACDYTGRHVTSIDLSNFNLSGTLSPSFSHLRFLQSLSLAANQISGPIPTELAALSSLRYFNLSNNVFNGSFPSQLSQLKNLQVLDLYNNNMTGELPISVTELPNLLHLHLGGNFFSGQIPSSYGRWEFLEYLAVSGNELDGKIPPEIGNLTKLQQLYIGYYNSFEGGLPPEIGNLSELVRFDAANCMLSGEIPPEIGKLQKLDTLFLQVNALSGSLTPELGTLKSLKSMDLSNNMLAGEIPESFANLKNLTLLNLFRNKLHGQIPEFIGELPELEVLQLWENNFTGSIPQQLGSNKKLQLLDLSSNKLTGTLPLDMCSGNTLHTLITLGNFLFGPIPESLGKCESLSRIRMGENFLNGSIPKGLFGLPKLTQVELQDNYLTGEFPVTESSISANLGQISLSNNKLSGTLPASVGNFSGVQKLLLDGNKFSGRIPAEIGKLQQLSKMDFSHNKFSGTIAPEISKCKLLTFVDLSRNELSGEIPTEITGMRILNYLNLSRNHLIGSIPSSIATMQSLTSVDFSYNNLSGLVPGTGQFSYFNYTSFLGNPELCGPYLGPCKDGVANGTHQTHVKGGLSASLKLLLVIGLLVCSILFAVAAIIKARSLKKASESRSWKLTAFQRLDFTCDDVLDCLKEDNIIGKGGAGIVYKGAMANGDQVAVKRLPAMSRGSSHDHGFNAEIQTLGRIRHRHIVRLLGFCSNHETNLLVYEYMPNGSLGEVLHGKKGGHLHWDTRYKIAVEAAKGLCYLHHDCSPLIVHRDVKSNNILLDCDFEAHVADFGLAKFLQDSGTSECMSAIAGSYGYIAPEYAYTLKVDEKSDVYSFGVVLLELVSGRKPVGEFGDGVDIVQWVRKMTDSNKEGVLKILDPRLPSVPLHEVMHVFYVAMLCVEEQAVERPTMREVVQILTELPKPPNSKQGDSTVTESLPSPGTSLDSPNATTKDQKDQQQPPAPKSPPPDLLSI